The DNA segment ACCAATAAATCTGAtttctttgaaaatttatcTCAAAATTAAGAATATTCTGGCCGGAATCCGAATAGTTGGTGGATGTTCTTAAACGAAATaaaaattcacattttaaaaaagtttttgcAAATCTAAATCACATTATCTGGGATATATAATCAAAATCACAACTTATAGTTCAAATTATCTGGGCCATATAAATTTGGTTACGACGAATCAGTGGCCTCATAAATATAATATAGCCCATGGAATAAGCAAGGCATGCCGTTTCTAATGAAATAAAACGGCACGTTGTTTAGATTTTCCCCATGGATATAGAATGTGGATAGGGGTGATGAAACTCACACAAACACCAGCTTAAaaccttcctcttcttcttctccgtgtGACCTCAGTTTTCAATGACGGTGAAGATAAGGCTCGCGCGTTTCGGTTGCAAACACCGACCCTTCTATCGTGTAGTCGCCGCGGATGACAAATCGAGGAGGGACGGCAAACAAATCGAGGTGTTAGGGTTTTATGATCCACTCCAAGGTTCCAATCATCTTCTTATTTTACCTTCCTCAGTCATTTTCTATGTCTATGCTTACATGAATTTACTTTTGTAATCTGTTCAGGGAAGGAGGATGCGAACAGAGTGAGCCTCAAATTCGACAGAATCAAGTATGATTCCACCTTCTTCATTTTTCCTGTTTCTGTGTATATTTAGTATTATTAAAATGTGATAATTTGATATGGATGAAACAGCCTTGACACTATCTAGATAATTTGATGCATTAGATTGTATACTCTCTAATGTAACAAGTAACAACCATGAGATGAGTAACAACCATAAGATGAGTAAGATGTGATAATTTGTTATGGATGAAACAGCCTTGACACCATCTAAGATAATTTGATGCATTAGATTGTATACTCTCTAATGTGATGACATTAAAGTTCTTAACtctttgtatcttagttcttttgtCTCTACACCTAATGCATCATTCACTAGGAGTGTCTCTGTTTTTcctttaatataattttctcTAGTCATGGATAACTATCATCTTCCCTTTGATCTATTGCAAGTTTACCATGagcctttgattttttttttttttttttgctttgtctGATTGCAAATTGTATCTTCCAAAGCGCAGATGTTGGAAGAAATTGATTCTCTCTTGCATTTGCATATGATTTATCTCTGATCTCTTGCCCTCTGTCTGCAGGTACTGGTTATCTGTTGGGGCTCAACCAACGGACTCGGTCGAAAACATGCTTTTCAGGGCCGGTTTGATTCCTCCAAAGTCTATGGTTGTCAGAGGTTCCAAGAACGGACAGCAGTCCACGAACCAACATGTTTCACCCATTACAGGTGAGATCTTGAACTAAGGAGTGTGGGTGTTATGAGCAAAGAGCTAAGCTTTGTGTGTCTATGTCAAAggagttttatgtttttttttttgtcaaacaaggagttttatgttatgtttgttttttttttttgtattctgGACAAAGAAGTTTGGTGAAATTTTCATTATGGGTTTGTAGCATACTATGATCAATTGGGCTTTGGTAATATAAGcccatatttttcttaaattggATATAATCccataatagaaaatattattttgattttggaaaAATGTTCAAGTCTTGCCAAATGAGAAAAGGATGTTTAGTTTTTGCTCTTATGAAAAGATAATTTTAAGCGTATACAGAGCAAAAATTGGGGTAAGCATCTGCAGAGAAAAGGAAAGGCTCTTCTTAGAGCTCTCAAGattagaaaaaatagaaaaataacaaaaaaatgaaagaaaagagAGCAGCTCATTTGTGTAAGGTTTCAAACTGGTTTATAAATGCGTATGTGAGTTTATGGAAGCCGATGGTGGAAGAATATACGAGGATGAAGATCGAGCTCATGAGTTTCTGCAAGACCAGACTAATTAAACCGGATCATGGCATGGTCTAGGGTGGTTAGATGGacggtggggggggggggggggggggggggggagttcAAGATTAGTGGTGGTACGCAGTGTGTTTTTGACTCTAGGGCTTCAAATTTCGCAATGTATGGTCTTGCAGTGAGGCGTACAAGTTACAACAGATTTTCCGGGGTGGATATTTACGAGCATGCCATCCCCGGAGCTGAACTAGAGTATGTGAACCCTGGGAGTCACCAAAACAGGATAGGCTCTTCACAGTTGATGCATGATTTTGTATCTTGAAGAAGAAAGCAATGGATGGGGGATGAATAAAGAGTAAGTGTGAGTGATGTTATGCTCAGTCTCAATTCTGTAGTTGAAGAAAGTTGGTCagagaaaaagtttttttttttaattatttgtataaaGAAAACATTCTTTTCTGTAAGAAAATATAAGTGAGGTTAGGTCACCCGGGACCAAATACAATATGGGTGGAATGAATTTTGAGAACTGCAAGAGGCGAACATTAATCCTGGTTTCCTGTAATTAAACGCATGCGGTATGGTATTAACTAATGTTTGTTTAGAGGTAGAATTGAGctaatattttacaaaaaaaatatttaagtctatttttttgtttttaatttggaAGGGATGAACGTAAACAATGTGTATCCCTTTTAGatgttaaattatattaagatacTGATTTTCAAAGAAACTGATTTTCGCCAAAATTAGTTGATAAAACAAATTGCATAAttcatataaaacatttataattcaTTAAAAGCAATTTGAGTAgatttatctattatttaatatatatatttttgtgaataaatTGCTTATATATACACGTTTATATCAAGacgtttatttttgtgtttcagcATATTAAAGCAGAAGATATTCCatggtttatttattttggtacaACAATATAACAATCATGAGATTTAGAACTCTAGTGGAagcttccaaaaaaaaaaacaattgaaaatacATAGTGACTTAGTAAACGAATATATCTCCTTAATGACTTATCACCCATTAATTGCAATGTTGCATGATAACCAAGCCATATATTGTAGTGATGAAAAGTAACATGCATTTTCACCAATTTCACACCTCAAAGACTATAGAATCGCTTACTACATAACATATCTTCAAACTTAAATGATAACTTGCAGTGTTAGTCTttaggtatatatatatcatacatcTCACAAAGTCGACATCTATATAGTTGCTCCATAATATGAATCATGATCAGTTGGGGATAAGCTTGAAAGGAGGCCTGACGAGCCTTGGTGTAGGACTAAAGTGACCATAGTCTCTTGAATTCATCCTCAGTATTCTCTCATGTTCATGTATCCTTCTTTCCACCAACTGTCCACATATAGAACATACTCTTATTCACCAACGTATCATCCTAGTAGTAATTCTTGAAATCTTCTAATTAATTCTTGAAACATATTTTGCTTTAGGAATAATAACCATATATATACAAGGCATGGTAGTTGGCAACTATAAACGACTAACCTCCTGATTATTGTCGTCTTGGCTATAGATTAGAATGGATGGTCggcctaccaaaaaaaaatgaagagattTGTTTAGAAAATGCACATGTGCAGCACAAGTATTAATCTTACTTTCTAAAATAGTGAGCAGTTAATACGCACACGAAGCTGCTGTGAAAAGCTGCAAACgaagtatatataaatatggccctgttcgtttgtacatctggaagatgcatccagatgatccatctagatgtcttatctagatgctccatctgggtgttgttcgtttcttcatttcgtccatgcatccagatgaatcatctgaatgcaactatgttcgtttgtttttcactttttaacttccatctgcatccaggtggacttgttaataaaatgactaaaatataatttttacgtTTCGGcgaaaaaatagcatttttacggttttggccgaaaatatttttgcggtttttgaggaaatatgtatttttcgcgaaaaagtgcattttatggttttggcggaaaaatatgttttatgggtttggcggaaaaatacgtttttgcggtttggacggaaaaagtgtgttttgaagttttggcgcaaaaagtgtttttgacgggaaaagttttttttcacgattttggcgggaaaagttatttttgcggttttggtgggaaaatacatttttccagttttggcgggaaaatatatttttccggttttggcgggaaaatacattttttcggttttggcgaaaaaatacattttttcggttttggcgggaaaatacatttttccggttttggcgggaaaatgcgcaTTTccggtttttgcgggaaaatgcgtttttccggttttggcgggaaaataagttttttctggttttggcggaaaaatacattttccggttttggcgggaaaatgcgttttttccggttttggcgggaaaatatgttttccggttttggcgggaaaatgcatttttccggttttggcgggaaattttcgttttctggttttggcggtaaaatatattttttccggtttttgcgggaaaacacatttttccggttttggcagaaaatgcgttttttcaaagcgggaaaatacattttccgATTTTGCGGGAaatacgtttttccggttttggcgggaaaatgcgtttttcggttttggtggaCAAATTcagttttctggttttggcgggaaaattctgttttccagttttggcgggaaaatttcattttctggttttggcggaaaaattgtgtttttcgtttttggcgggaaaactgtgtttttcaattttggcgggaaaatgcattttccggttttggtgggaaaattctgttttcttgttttggcgggaaaattccgttttccggttttggcgagaaaattgtgtttttcggttttggcgaaaaaatgcgttttttttttgttttggcgagaaaatgcgatgtttccggttttggcgggaaaatgcttttttgcggttttggccaGAAAATGCTTTTGGAGTTTTGGTAGGAATATGCGTTTTTGGTCGAAAAGTGTGGTTTTACTGGTTTAgccgaaaaatgtgttttaatgaaaatgtgtgttttatgtttttttgcggaaaaatgcatcttgcggttttggcaggaaagtgtgtttttccgtttttgcgagaaaatgaATTTTTGTGTTATAGTGAAAAAAAGTATATGCAAAAATATAGaatttacggtttgaaaataatattttgattttaaaatgtcatttttgtcatttatcattttggactgaactagatgcatctgcatcgagatgcaccatcaagactcaccttcatttgggtgagaatttgagatgagtttttaaaaattcagctgggtgatccatctggatgtagcattataatgcactaaacgaacatcaatttgcatcttcacccagatggatcacctgggtgagcaaacgaacagggcctatGTAGAACGAGGGGTAAGAAACAACCTGCAGAAGAGAGAGCAAAAGCTGAAACAAGAAGAAAGACGAAAGCTAGTTTCTTCATTAGTGGCAGTAAACCCATCTTCTCCTTTTCTCTATGAAAAAGGCAAGTTTATGAACGTGTTTGATGTGCTCTTAGCCTCTTACACACCTTGCAAAAAAAGAGAAGCTCATGCGTCTAGCTTACCACTATATATAAATCTGTAAGGAAATAACACTGACAAGTTAACTCcgctttatataaaaaataacctTTAGAGGTTATTTTGTGTGTTAATAATGAGATTGCACTtgttataaaaactttaaaatggcACTATTTGGTTTATCCATCATCTTATTATTAATGCAGATATCTCCTAATGCTTTTTgagtttatttattaattgttcATGGAAATGGTGGGATTGAAGAAAAAGTTGAAAGGAGACCACTTTCCTGTTGTTGGCCACAATAAGTCTAAAGAAGTTAGTggattaattatttaatatgagtagatttattttttaaattgtaggaAAGCAACATTCGAATGAATCCATAAGTCAATTACCAAACCATCATAAATTCACAATGTTATAGAATCCTTGAAGACTAGAGGTATCGGTCAATCATGACGCCTAGAAATTGGGGTATTACCATCATGGCATCATCTATATCCGATATTATTTACGtgctaaagaaaaagaaagcattTTCAGTTCGTCAAAATCTATTTTTCATCGGATTTTCTGAGTATATTGTAAAGAGTCATACATCTtttaagataaataattaaattagtatATGCAAAGTGTCAAATTCAAATGGATTGCTGGTTGAGATCAAGGGAAGAGAACAAAGTTGTTTGAACTTTGCTTTAATGGATTGATTCGTCACTATAATAAATTCTCGACGTATTTTCTTATGGTTTCACTTAAAGTAGGATGTAAAGATAATGTAGTGGATGATGACCATACTCTCACCATTCTGAATTtcagtttttgtcacaaatatttTACTGAACTAGTAAGTATGAATGCACATCCTTTAAGAGGAACACACAACAAACCCTGTTTATTACTATATCTTTATCGTTTAACTCTAAATTAGATGAGTTTTTCCTTCCCACTCGGACCAAAGAAATTTATAGAGTTTGACCCTTCACGACAGGCCCAAGCTAGTGGCTGGATTATTTAATATGAGTAGCACTAGCTTCATTGTTTAATTTGGAGATAGGCAACAACTATAACTCTATTGGCTAATCACCATAATGGTAGAATCCTCGAAGGCTAGGTATTCAATATCGGCCAAACATCAAgccttatttttcttataatacaAAAATTTCATTGTTGTCAGTAAtaacaaaaatgtaaatttaGAGATATCGAAAGTTTCAATCTAGCTTTTCTTGGAACGCAAGTTTCGAGACTAATGCACAATCCAGAATGTTTAATGACTAAGGATGTGATTCAAAGAAGATGTTATTGAGACGAAAATTTTCAGATTGCTACTGAGGATATGAAGAAACGTTCTTTCATATAGAAATCTATAATACAAGGTAGTGACgaaaaacaaatcaaagagTTGATCCTCTAAATGGTAAACAGCACCTTAGAGGAGGATGATCTCTGGTACTTTGGCGACAGGAAAAACCTTAAAAGAAGGTATATGAAGAAAGAACCTTGTATATTAATGTAGATGGtgtcaaaaagaaagagagttATTAAACACATATATTCTTTGATTGTTTATATGTTCAAGCAACTTGAAGAGCGTCAGGAATTTGAATTGCTATCCTCTTTGATTCACTGAGCGACACCGGAGGTAGAAAGAGGTAATATCCTCAGACATTGCACCACCTATATCATCAACCACTTAAAGCATTTGAGGCAGCTCCCAACTTGGTGGTATGTTTATAAGTTAGGAGCCCAATTTTGGAATATGATATCTGTACCCCTGGATAGAGGCCCATTCAATGTTGATGTTATGTAGGCCAATTAATCTATAACTTTATACATTTGTTGAGGATTCAGAAGCCCTGAAAGCCTATAATCAATCTGTTGTGAGAAATTTGACAAAAATA comes from the Brassica rapa cultivar Chiifu-401-42 chromosome A01, CAAS_Brap_v3.01, whole genome shotgun sequence genome and includes:
- the LOC103836428 gene encoding protein CASPARIAN STRIP INTEGRITY FACTOR 2-like, which produces MGLLPLMKKLAFVFLLVSAFALSSAGRPSILIYSQDDNNQELVERRIHEHERILRMNSRDYGHFSPTPRLVRPPFKLIPN
- the LOC103836333 gene encoding 30S ribosomal protein S16-1, chloroplastic, coding for MTVKIRLARFGCKHRPFYRVVAADDKSRRDGKQIEVLGFYDPLQGKEDANRVSLKFDRIKYWLSVGAQPTDSVENMLFRAGLIPPKSMVVRGSKNGQQSTNQHVSPITGEILN